From the Porites lutea chromosome 5, jaPorLute2.1, whole genome shotgun sequence genome, the window tagtgTCGTTGACATCCAAAGTTGAAAATCGTAATACCATGAATGACATCGATAAGACGAACAACACAAGAGGCTCAAAGACATTCTCACTGAAAATGCCTTTGAGCTTTAGTCTTTCGTGTTGACAGTCGGTTTCTCCTTCTCTCCTACCCGGTTGCGTGTCGTATGGCCTTACAATAAGATGAATAATCGACGAAACCATAAGTACAAGCCACACTACAAAGGTTTGCAGTGTAGATGACGATGGAATCATGGACAGAGCGATGGCCAGAATCAGGCGACGTAAGAGCATGACAACTTCGAAGAACGCCTGGTACTTAGGTTTGTAGGGTAAGTAGATCGGTCCAAGCCATACATCAAGTTTCTTTCGATCTTCAGAACTCATAGAGCTTCTCTTGGGGAAAAAGAGCAACATCAAGGAGATGACCATCAAGGGAAATCCAATTACGTAGACCACAATGGAGACAATTCCTAGTGTTGTTAACTTGAGGTATGTGTCAGATGTGCACTCTATCCAAGGAGAAGATGGCATGTAGAGCACATTTAGGTCCTTGTGACATGGACGTAGAATGGAGAGCGTTTGTTTTACAATGGGAAAGTAGCTGAAGCTTAGGCAGAAGAAGGCGGTTTGGCGGCATTTGAAGTGAACCTGTTCCATACGCCTTGTGTTTGGGCGAAACCTCTGCATAGTCAGCATGATGATAAAGTACGCACCCACGGTAGACAGGCACACCAccagtagaagaagaagaaacacaAACTTACCAACAGGGGTAAAAAGAGAAGGCAAATCACAAGAAAGAGCGGGAAAATATAAGTTCCAGTAGCTGCTCAAGTAGCTTTGAGCTGCAATCACTTTCTTAGGCCAAACATTGACGCTTGATACCATGAAGTCCATCGTCTGGATGTAAAACACCGCGATGCTGATAAGAGAACGAGCAGTCTTCCCTCTACTAGTCATACACAGCACGAAAACAACCaggtttaatttgaaaaacCATGCTGGTAGGAATTCTAAAAGCGTCATAATTAACATCAAAAGGAAATCAACAGCAGCCACAGCAAACCATTTCGCTGGACGcacattataataaaaatacgaCCAGATTAAAACAAGGAAGGATGCGGCAAACATAGggataaacaaataatagtaaaatGAATCGCCGTTTCTACATTGAAAGCATAGTCCGCTTAGTTTATAGAACCCATATTTACACCGAGAGCAAAATCTGTCCGTGTTTCCTAGATGACAGATACAAGAAATGTCGCATGTTGTGGTCAGAGATGACATTGCAAGTCTCTGGAAGGGCGCACGAGTATCTTTTGGCGATGTGACTAGTCTACAGCTACATGAACCTGTTGGATTGCAGGCAGATTTAACAGGACATTTGACAAGATGGGTAGCGTTAGCAGGAACAGGGGATGGCCAGTAACCGCTGCTTATGTTCATGATGCTGGGACGAAGATCTTCTACCGAACCGGGTGCAAGTCTGTGACATGTCCCATCCTTCATGCACTGTTTGCACAAACCTTTTTCTCCGTAGAAACCTTCATCGCAGACGCAGTATTTGTACTCATAAAAGGTCGGATCTACGCGAATGAGACCATTGTTGAAGGTGAGTCTTCCTTCTGGGCAGGTGAAATTGTTTGCTTTGTGTGGTTTAATCATTCTTGAAAAATCAGGTTGAAAGGTATTAGACGTTGCCCCATTTCCTTCTCGCATAAAAGGGTTTCCAGAAATATCCAAATTTTGGAGGGATACCAAGTTTTGAATTCCAGCAGGAAAACCTCCAGTCAGGTTATTTGATGAAATATCAAAAGTGGTTAGAAAGGAAAAGTCTCCGATGAAAGTTGGTATAGGTCCAAAAAAGTTATTACCACGTAAGTCACAAACAGACAATCTCTCCATGTAAAGCACATTGTCTGGTATTGGACTACTGATACCACAGAAGCTCACATTCAAAGTCGCAGGGCTGTCAGTCCCTTGATCCATAGATTGGCGGAAAAGGCCAATGAAGCTTGTAAAATTTATTGACAGATTCCTATTGTCCGCTAAAGAGATGGATAAACTTTCATTTACTGTGGCATCACCTGGCCAGGCCCTTCCTTGGTTAAATGAAGAAAAACGATTCTGTGACACGTCAAGCATATATAACTGTGGCAGGGAAAGCAAATCGCCTGGTATATCCCCTGTAAGTCGGTTGTTGGCGACATTTAATACCCGGAGGTTGGTGTtatttttgaacgttttcggaAGCGTACCTGAAATTTTGTTCCCGGACAGAACAAGGTACCAAAACCTTCTTGGCAACACACGAGGCATACGTCCGGTTAGTTGAATCCCAGATACGAACAACTGTCTCAACGAAGAAAGCGAAAATAAGTCACTCAGCCTCCCATACATCGTACCAGGGTTGTTCCTTAGATCGAGATACCAAAGCTTGTTTAATCGAGAAATACTTCTTGGTATTTCTCCACTTATGTTATTTCCGCCAAGACCCAATAATCGTAGCTCCGTCATATTTCCTATGTCGTGGGGTAAACGACCTGAGATACCGTTGCCATTCATGGGGCAAGCCATGAAATTCTGCAGTTTTCTAAGTTTGCTGAAGTCCTCTGGGATATATCCACCAACAGAAGAGGCAGTCAACCCGACGGAAAGCAGGCTAGTCATATTTCCAAAGAGAAAGTGGTCAAGACGTCCATGTAGATTTGGATTTCCCACAACGCATAGAGAAAACAAGTTTCTGATCTTCCAAATGGTGGAAGGAAGGGAGCCGTCCAAGTTGTTGTAAGCCAACACAATTGTTTTTACGTATGAAGTGTTTCCGTGGCAGCTAATACCATACCAGGAACAGTGAGATTTTTCATTTGCAAGGCTGGCCCATCCCCGTCTGTCGAACCATTTTTGGCCGTTTGTGGATTCATATATGTCTAGTAA encodes:
- the LOC140938103 gene encoding uncharacterized protein — protein: MFIRLASKNENSTNENFEREDRFKEGANSVDEEKRHLVEFGVSRLKVFLLNNGKECLNRVENETFLPFTLDTSFAPEQERQVLLDIYESTNGQKWFDRRGWASLANEKSHCSWYGISCHGNTSYVKTIVLAYNNLDGSLPSTIWKIRNLFSLCVVGNPNLHGRLDHFLFGNMTSLLSVGLTASSVGGYIPEDFSKLRKLQNFMACPMNGNGISGRLPHDIGNMTELRLLGLGGNNISGEIPRSISRLNKLWYLDLRNNPGTMYGRLSDLFSLSSLRQLFVSGIQLTGRMPRVLPRRFWYLVLSGNKISGTLPKTFKNNTNLRVLNVANNRLTGDIPGDLLSLPQLYMLDVSQNRFSSFNQGRAWPGDATVNESLSISLADNRNLSINFTSFIGLFRQSMDQGTDSPATLNVSFCGISSPIPDNVLYMERLSVCDLRGNNFFGPIPTFIGDFSFLTTFDISSNNLTGGFPAGIQNLVSLQNLDISGNPFMREGNGATSNTFQPDFSRMIKPHKANNFTCPEGRLTFNNGLIRVDPTFYEYKYCVCDEGFYGEKGLCKQCMKDGTCHRLAPGSVEDLRPSIMNISSGYWPSPVPANATHLVKCPVKSACNPTGSCSCRLVTSPKDTRAPFQRLAMSSLTTTCDISCICHLGNTDRFCSRCKYGFYKLSGLCFQCRNGDSFYYYLFIPMFAASFLVLIWSYFYYNVRPAKWFAVAAVDFLLMLIMTLLEFLPAWFFKLNLVVFVLCMTSRGKTARSLISIAVFYIQTMDFMVSSVNVWPKKVIAAQSYLSSYWNLYFPALSCDLPSLFTPVGKFVFLLLLLVVCLSTVGAYFIIMLTMQRFRPNTRRMEQVHFKCRQTAFFCLSFSYFPIVKQTLSILRPCHKDLNVLYMPSSPWIECTSDTYLKLTTLGIVSIVVYVIGFPLMVISLMLLFFPKRSSMSSEDRKKLDVWLGPIYLPYKPKYQAFFEVVMLLRRLILAIALSMIPSSSTLQTFVVWLVLMVSSIIHLIVRPYDTQPGRREGETDCQHERLKLKGIFSENVFEPLVLFVLSMSFMVLRFSTLDVNDTNFFVWFVMVVNTCVLIGLLAGILYRLAGKITVPGNTNENGEQDDRFEEEANSCNEERSHLLRFSSRCRYLSINNDP